A window of the Ogataea parapolymorpha DL-1 chromosome V, whole genome shotgun sequence genome harbors these coding sequences:
- a CDS encoding Vacuolar membrane protein PEP3, translating into MFNFEEVQLQFQIQSPIQKLLVKGNVLYLVLINGLVYRIYLDNPEKVDKIQVDSNNVTVANAYLDPYGYHLVVQTTKNEYFYLNIHSVQFKSLSKLKGNSVCSFVFFSSHVTKKNTGPILVGTTTGIINEYRIEQNKERSFKQLWRGKDTLTAMYATQDEKDIVSLVVHLGERKLARFQGSLGDSLLNNNPLLLSFGVISVFTANESTFAFIEQTDDGSSRLVIGDLAFQTRNELQRYEISTADYKSLLLTKYHLIASSRNEMVIFNQLNGKQVSQEHLIFDVSDTTADYRMQTYWVYSSSTIHELVADEEHSDVWKVMMEKKMYDSALQLVGSDQLKRDIVLINKGYDLLENGDTDEAARVLANTSESFEQVVLKFMKSPSLLVYLGAKLNKLPKSMYMQRVMLTSWMVELYVKKINSGESPDLEGFLKQYQDSVDKETVYQILLSHNRKEELVRFSLMKEDYSFLLKYYLNLQQWDKALQILSKEQKPELIYKCATALLINYPAKTVDLWLRLVDDLDFRKLLPALLTYNKSIALGHGIAPKHNQALRFLNFLVKEKQIKDKLVHNTLLSLLVTYPSDDEKLVLNYLESRSKTLFNREKSYEVLFDADFVLRLCFEYNKIKSAIFIYSMLEDYESAVSLALKHGLIESAILVADKPNPSLERKNLWLQISTILIQRTVNNQPVALELGEGNKIRNLLSYLMKKCDLLTMKDLLPLFPDFVIIDDFKDEIVRSLESLSNDMENLSTEMTASLHQSEKISRKMEEFQQDRFQIIEPNESCGLCGKILVIRKFIVFPCLHSFHQDCLVREILESTDYKSKNAIYKLQKRLLAAKGNKPMMEELKQEIDQLLSAKCCLCSDIKINSIEEPLVKSADKEQSAWLL; encoded by the coding sequence ATGTTTAATTTCGAAGAGGTCCAACTACAGTTCCAGATCCAATCGCCCATACAAAAGCTTCTTGTGAAAGGCAATGTGCTTTATCTAGTGCTCATAAATGGTTTAGTGTACCGGATATATCTAGACAACCCGGAGAAGGTAGATAAGATACAGGTGGATTCCAACAACGTAACCGTTGCGAACGCTTACTTGGACCCCTACGGTTACCATTTGGTGGTCCAAACGACTAAGAATGAATACTTCTACCTGAATATCCACTCTGTTCAGTTTAAGTCATTATCGAAACTCAAGGGAAACTCCGTCTGTTCATTTGTGTTTTTTAGTTCACATGTCACAAAGAAAAATACGGGCCCAATCCTTGTGGGAACCACCACTGGTATCATTAATGAGTACAGAATAGAGCAGAACAAAGAGAGAAGCTTTAAGCAGCTATGGAGAGGAAAAGATACATTAACGGCCATGTACGCTACACAAGACGAGAAGGACATAGTATCACTTGTTGTTCACCTGGGCGAGCGAAAACTTGCGCGATTTCAAGGTTCACTTGGAGACTCGTTGCTAAATAACAACCCTTTACTGTTGTCTTTTGGCGTTATCTCCGTGTTCACTGCTAATGAGTCGACATTTGCATTCATTGAACAAACAGACGATGGCAGCTCACGTTTGGTGATTGGTGATTTGGCCTTTCAAACTCGCAACGAACTTCAACGATACGAAATTTCGACAGCCGATTACAAAAGTCTGCTTCTCACCAAGTACCATTTGATTGCATCTTCTCGAAATGAGATGGTAATTTTCAACCAGCTAAATGGAAAGCAGGTATCGCAAGAACACTTGATTTTTGATGTCTCCGATACGACGGCTGACTATCGTATGCAAACTTATTGGGTATATTCCTCTTCGACTATTCACGAGTTGGTGGCAGACGAAGAACACTCAGATGTTTGGAAGgtgatgatggagaaaaaaatgtATGATAGTGCATTACAATTAGTCGGAAGTGACCAGCTCAAACGCGATATTGTGCTCATAAATAAGGGCTACGATTTGCTCGAGAATGGAGATACAGACGAAGCAGCCAGAGTTTTGGCAAACACCTCGGAGTCCTTTGAGCAAGTGGTGCTAAAGTTCATGAAAAGCCCAAGCCTGCTAGTGTATTTGGGAGCTAAGCTCAACAAACTACCCAAATCAATGTACATGCAGCGTGTCATGCTGACCAGCTGGATGGTGGAGCTTTAtgtgaagaaaatcaactcTGGAGAGTCTCCTGACCTTGAAGGGTTTTTGAAACAATACCAGGACTCGGTCGACAAAGAAACGGTTTATCAGATATTACTTTCCCATAACCGGAAAGAAGAGCTAGTGCGATTTTCTTTGATGAAAGAAGATTACtcatttttgttgaaatattACCTGAACTTACAGCAGTGGGACAAAGCACTGCAAATCTTGTCCAAGGAACAAAAACCAGAACTTATCTACAAATGTGCAACAGCATTACTTATCAACTATCCGGCTAAAACCGTGGACTTATGGCTGCGTCTGGTGGATGATTTGGACTTCAGGAAGTTGCTTCCAGCCTTATTGACATACAATAAGTCCATAGCCCTAGGACACGGGATTGCTCCTAAACACAATCAAGCGCTCCGctttttgaattttctTGTTAAAGAGAAACAAATCAAAGACAAACTCGTGCACAATACACTTCTCTCGCTGTTGGTGACTTATCCGTCGGATGATGAGAAGCTGGTATTGAATTATCTCGAAAGCAGATCAAAGACTCTTTTCAACCGTGAAAAAAGTTACGAGGTGCTATTCGATGCAGACTTTGTACTTCGACTGTGTTTTGAGTACAACAAAATTAAGAGCGCCATTTTCATCTACTCCATGCTAGAAGATTACGAAAGTGCAGTTTCGCTAGCCTTGAAGCATGGCCTGATCGAGTCTGCTATCCTCGTCGCAGACAAGCCCAATCCATCGTTAGAACGCAAAAACTTGTGGCTTCAAATATCGACCATTCTGATTCAAAGAACGGTTAACAATCAGCCTGTGGCTTTGGAACTTGGGGAGGGCAATAAGATCCGCAATTTGCTGAGCTACCTGATGAAGAAATGCGATCTTTTGACGATGAAAGACCTGCTTCCTTTATTCCCTGACTTCGTGATCATTGACGActtcaaggacgagataGTGCGCTCTCTGGAGTCGCTTTCAAATGATATGGAGAATCTATCAACAGAAATGACGGCATCGCTACACCaatcagaaaaaatcaGTCGCAAGATGGAAGAATTCCAGCAAGATAGATTCCAGATCATTGAGCCAAACGAGTCGTGTGGTCTTTGTGGCAAGATCCTTGTTATTCGGAAATTCATTGTGTTCCCATGTCTACATTCGTTCCACCAAGATTGCTTAGTGAGAGAAATATTGGAGTCCACTGATTATAAATCTAAAAATGCTATTTACAAGCTGCAAAAAAGGCTTTTAGCAGCAAAGGGTAACAAACCAATGATGGAGGAGCTTAAACAGGAGATAGACCAGTTATTGTCTGCTAAGTGCTGTCTGTGCAGTGatatcaaaatcaacagtATCGAAGAGCCGCTAGTCAAAAGTGCTGATAAAGAGCAGAGCGCATGGCTTTTGTGA